In Arcobacter sp. F2176, the following are encoded in one genomic region:
- a CDS encoding TRAP transporter large permease subunit — MEINDYLVISMFASFILLLITGIPVAWVLGGVGILFVVVGYISDMYFGTITGLDFSTIGLVSNRIFQIMHNWVLVALPLFIFMGLALDESGIAEKLLKSLQMFFGKMRGGLAITVVLLGVLLAASTGIIGASVVLLAVMSLPIMLKQGYDKQTALGVIASSGTLGILIPPSIMLIIMADQLSISVGNLFMGAVFPGLILGLLYISYLVILGFIKPKKMPLIQDNEEQHEGSDIVLYWDLFKNIIPPVILILSVLGSIFFGLATTTEASGIGALGALILMAINGHLTLSKVKKICMSTMNTSGYIFAIFVGATCFSLVLRELGGDEVIISALHSISENPVIVILFILGLVFLLGFVLDWIEITLIILPLVAPIISHLAIEINGFGIDNATLVWFVLLVAMTLQTSFLTPPVGFALFYLKGVCPPEIQLLDIYKGVIPFIILQLIGLAIVFFFPEVVTWLPSIAY, encoded by the coding sequence ATGGAAATTAATGATTATTTAGTTATTTCAATGTTTGCATCATTTATCTTACTACTTATCACAGGAATTCCAGTTGCTTGGGTTCTAGGTGGAGTGGGAATATTATTTGTAGTAGTGGGATATATTTCAGATATGTATTTTGGGACAATAACAGGATTAGATTTTAGTACGATTGGACTTGTATCAAATAGAATATTTCAAATAATGCATAATTGGGTTTTAGTAGCATTGCCTTTATTTATTTTTATGGGCTTAGCTTTAGATGAATCAGGAATTGCGGAAAAACTTTTAAAATCTTTACAAATGTTTTTTGGGAAAATGAGAGGTGGATTAGCAATCACTGTTGTACTTTTAGGAGTACTACTTGCTGCATCAACAGGAATAATTGGAGCATCAGTTGTTCTTTTAGCTGTAATGAGTTTACCAATTATGTTAAAGCAAGGATATGACAAACAAACAGCATTGGGTGTTATAGCAAGTTCAGGAACCCTTGGAATTTTAATACCACCAAGTATTATGCTTATTATTATGGCAGACCAATTAAGTATTTCAGTTGGAAATCTTTTTATGGGAGCAGTATTTCCAGGATTGATTTTAGGTTTATTATATATTTCGTATTTAGTAATATTAGGATTTATTAAACCTAAAAAAATGCCTTTAATTCAAGATAATGAAGAACAACATGAAGGCTCAGATATTGTTTTATATTGGGATTTATTTAAAAATATTATTCCTCCAGTTATTTTAATATTATCAGTATTAGGTTCAATATTTTTTGGATTAGCAACAACAACAGAAGCTTCTGGGATTGGTGCACTTGGAGCCTTAATTTTGATGGCAATAAATGGACATTTAACATTAAGTAAAGTTAAAAAAATATGTATGTCAACTATGAATACATCAGGGTATATATTCGCTATTTTTGTAGGAGCTACATGCTTTTCATTAGTATTAAGAGAATTAGGTGGAGATGAAGTAATAATATCTGCCCTACACTCAATTTCTGAGAACCCTGTTATTGTTATTTTATTTATTTTAGGATTAGTGTTTCTTTTAGGTTTTGTTTTAGATTGGATTGAAATTACACTAATTATTTTACCTTTAGTTGCACCAATCATCTCTCATCTTGCCATTGAAATTAATGGTTTTGGAATTGATAATGCAACCTTAGTTTGGTTTGTGCTACTTGTAGCAATGACCTTGCAAACCTCGTTTTTAACACCACCAGTTGGGTTTGCATTATTTTATTTAAAAGGTGTATGTCCACCAGAAATTCAGTTGTTAGATATATATAAAGGTGTAATTCCTTTTATAATCTTACAACTTATTGGGTTAGCGATAGTATTTTTCTTCCCAGAAGTAGTAACTTGGTTACCTTCAATCGCATATTAA
- a CDS encoding TRAP transporter small permease subunit: MKITDHIVEPLKIYDDITHTRDSEVTSKDEEFPKICKILNAFVFKVGTAISWLSILLIAIIVIQVLLRYLFSINLVQLEELQWHLYATIIMFGLSYAMVNHSHVRVDILRVKFNPRLQRKIEIFGVLILMIPFILIVIKYGVDLTEEALRINERSSSPTGLPYRWIVKSVMPISFSLLLIASISRVIRHTSYLLKGRKNGN, from the coding sequence ATGAAAATAACAGACCACATAGTTGAACCATTAAAAATTTATGATGATATTACACATACAAGGGATAGTGAAGTAACTTCAAAAGATGAAGAGTTTCCTAAAATTTGTAAAATTTTAAATGCTTTTGTATTTAAAGTTGGGACAGCCATTTCATGGCTGTCTATTCTTTTAATTGCAATAATAGTTATACAAGTACTTTTAAGATATTTATTTTCTATAAATTTAGTGCAACTAGAAGAGTTACAGTGGCATCTATATGCCACCATTATAATGTTTGGATTATCTTATGCAATGGTTAATCACTCACATGTTAGAGTTGATATTTTAAGAGTGAAATTTAATCCAAGACTACAAAGAAAAATTGAAATATTTGGTGTTTTAATATTAATGATTCCATTTATATTAATTGTTATTAAATATGGTGTGGATCTGACAGAAGAAGCACTAAGAATAAACGAAAGATCAAGTTCACCTACAGGATTACCTTATAGATGGATTGTTAAAAGTGTTATGCCAATTAGCTTTAGTTTATTATTAATTGCAAGTATTTCAAGAGTTATTAGACATACAAGCTATTTATTAAAAGGCAGAAAAAATGGAAATTAA